In the Oncorhynchus nerka isolate Pitt River linkage group LG2, Oner_Uvic_2.0, whole genome shotgun sequence genome, one interval contains:
- the LOC115120287 gene encoding amino-terminal enhancer of split-like isoform X2, translating into MMFPQSRHSASSQSSQPLKFTTSDSCDRIKDEFQFLQAQYHSLKMECDKLASEKSEMQRHYIMYYEMSYGLNIEMHKQAEIVKRLNGICAQVLPYLSQEHQQQVLGAIERAKQVTPPEMNSIIRQLQVHQLSQLQGLGLPTMAPLPMGLSAPSLPPTSSAGLMSLSSILASHSHSQAAHAQAQAQLAKEDKARDAAEREQREEDGDKSD; encoded by the exons ATGATGTTTCCACAATCAAGACACTCG GcttcctcccagtcctcccagCCTCTCAAGTTCACCACCTCCGACTCCTGCGACCGCATTAAGGACGAGTTTCAGTTCCTACAAGCACAATACCATAG CTTGAAGATGGAGTGTGACAAGCTAGCTAGTGAGAAGTCAGAGATGCAGCGTCATTACATCATG TACTACGAGATGTCTTATGGACTGAACATTGAAATGCACAAACAG GCTGAGATCGTGAAGAGACTAAACGGGATCTGTGCTCAGGTGCTCCCCTACCTATCTCAAGAG CATCAGCAGCAGGTCCTAGGGGCCATAGAGAGAGCCAAGCAGGTCACTCCTCCTGAGATGAACTCTATCATACGG CAGCTCCAGGTGCACCAGTTGTCTCAGCTCCAGGGCTTGGGCCTCCCCACGATGGCCCCTCTCCCCATGGGTCTGTCTGCTCCCAGCCTCCCCCCAACCTCCAGCGCCGGACTGATGTCCCTGTCCTCCATCCTGGCCTCTCACTCCCACTCACAGGCAGCACatgcacag GCTCAGGCCCAGCTGGCTAAAGAAGACAAGGCCAGAGacgcagcagagagagaacagagggaagaggacgGAGACAAGTCCGACTGA
- the LOC115120287 gene encoding TLE family member 5-like isoform X1: MMFPQSRHSASSQSSQPLKFTTSDSCDRIKDEFQFLQAQYHSLKMECDKLASEKSEMQRHYIMYYEMSYGLNIEMHKQAEIVKRLNGICAQVLPYLSQEHQQQVLGAIERAKQVTPPEMNSIIRQQLQVHQLSQLQGLGLPTMAPLPMGLSAPSLPPTSSAGLMSLSSILASHSHSQAAHAQAQAQLAKEDKARDAAEREQREEDGDKSD; encoded by the exons ATGATGTTTCCACAATCAAGACACTCG GcttcctcccagtcctcccagCCTCTCAAGTTCACCACCTCCGACTCCTGCGACCGCATTAAGGACGAGTTTCAGTTCCTACAAGCACAATACCATAG CTTGAAGATGGAGTGTGACAAGCTAGCTAGTGAGAAGTCAGAGATGCAGCGTCATTACATCATG TACTACGAGATGTCTTATGGACTGAACATTGAAATGCACAAACAG GCTGAGATCGTGAAGAGACTAAACGGGATCTGTGCTCAGGTGCTCCCCTACCTATCTCAAGAG CATCAGCAGCAGGTCCTAGGGGCCATAGAGAGAGCCAAGCAGGTCACTCCTCCTGAGATGAACTCTATCATACGG CAGCAGCTCCAGGTGCACCAGTTGTCTCAGCTCCAGGGCTTGGGCCTCCCCACGATGGCCCCTCTCCCCATGGGTCTGTCTGCTCCCAGCCTCCCCCCAACCTCCAGCGCCGGACTGATGTCCCTGTCCTCCATCCTGGCCTCTCACTCCCACTCACAGGCAGCACatgcacag GCTCAGGCCCAGCTGGCTAAAGAAGACAAGGCCAGAGacgcagcagagagagaacagagggaagaggacgGAGACAAGTCCGACTGA
- the LOC115120290 gene encoding phospholipid phosphatase 2-like: MTELPVHKKNMLILVDVLCVFVAALPSAVLTLMFSPYQRGIYCDDESIRYPYRRDTISHRAMAAVTIPSSIVIITTGEAYLVYSKRLHSNSNFNQYMSALYKVVGTFLFGAAVSQSLTDLAKFTIGRPRPNFLSVCNPTVCSGYMLQLNCTGNPRNVTESRLSFYSGHSAFGMYSMLFLALYVQARMQGKWTRLVRPTVQFFLVAFALYVGYTRVSDYKHHWSDVLVGLLQGTLIAVLNVCYVSDFFKLRPPPRRPRSEAAEDEHLEAKPGLDPDTQLHNNHYNYTTTSARTQTNNYTTTTATTQQPLHNNHGNRGEVA; encoded by the exons CGGCCCTTCCGTCCGCGGTCTTGACGTTAATGTTCAGCCCGTACCAGAGGGGTATCTACTGTGATGACGAGAGCATCAGATATCCTTACAGAAGAGACACCATCTCCCACAGGGCAATGGCTGCAGtcaccatcccctcctccatagtCATA atAACTACAGGAGAAGCGTACCTGGTGTACTCCAAGCGTCTCCACTCCAACTCTAACTTTAACCAGTATATGTCAGCTCTCTACAAG GTGGTGGGGACCTTCCTGTTTGGAGCAGCTGTGAGCCAATCACTGACTGACCTGGCCAAGTTCACCATTGGCAGGCCACGCCCtaacttcctgtctgtgtgtaatccCACGGTGTGTTCTGGGTACATGCTGCAACTCAACTGTACCGGCAACCCTCGAAACGTCACtgagtccag atTGTCGTTTTACTCCGGACACTCTGCCTTCGGGATGTACAGCATGCTGTTTCTAGCA ttgtaTGTGCAAGCACGTATGCAGGGGAAGTGGACTCGTCTGGTCAGACCCACAGTGCAGTTCTTCCTCGTGGCGTTTGCGTTGTACGTTGGATACACACGGGTTAGCGACTACAAACACCACTGGAGCGACGTACTGGTGGGACTGCTGCAGGGAACTCTCATCGCTGTGCTcaac GTTTGCTACGTCTCTGATTTCTTTAAGCTCCGCCCCCCTCCTCGCCGCCCACGATCCGAGGCGGCTGAAGACGAACACCTAGAGGCCAAACCTGGCCTGGACCCAGacacacaactacacaacaaccactacaactaCACAACTACTTCAGCCCGAACTCAGACTAACAACTACACAACAACCACTGCAACTACACAACAACCTCTACACAACAATCACGGTAACCGTGGGGAAGTGGCGTAG